Proteins encoded in a region of the Bombyx mori chromosome 23, ASM3026992v2 genome:
- the LOC101736183 gene encoding uncharacterized protein LOC101736183, whose amino-acid sequence MSSKVKNVRPVVILRTGLIKNHKHLKVINNKQFFKSDLIYESKDGDFLRAAGRKVAVINTLNRITNASRTIATFTGSDGVKAANSDGLVKLIGQSNYETVLSALCSVISQELRVRGILALLTTPKKSKDASTQTEKPDLNETSSQTKETFFNIFSKPKPKRARRPIEPYVVKEPQIKKLVIHPEDFYKKNIELSNDNSSDVTGSWSSFATRSTLLKDPLALLNDVDKYIKTPGNDSLSKCNSLENFLDVSDLYDFKTMKSERPIIMNDEHKRKIASSLSYVEWTTCLVRDEDGNLPIHNAVLNDNIKMLKRQCQVLKKKNHSVDIPGNGNWTALKLAILKDQPKCTEVLLSFDADVLLADESDRLPLHHAAEVSSQHLELILEHCKQNARKIYLEEESLWKENIAEYSDDIILDYLLSYMCNACDSEGNTALSIACKRGRHENARLLLRAEPGSANRSAPTGGDTALHSAVAAAVAVFRESGDRIAIENYKKTIEVLVDGDASPSVPNCAGLTVTDMLADADAPDLSALLAAALSSRRLGAARRPPGPYMLLRGQDGRLDVAHVASRQPARAPAARDRGLPTEPKTKIIENVLVNLGSSIGNVKVRNVCRGSDARNIRITAKRSGSARGEAAGKKTKL is encoded by the exons atgtcatcTAAAGTTAAAAACGTTCGTCCCGTGGTGATACTAAGGACCGGATTAATTAAAAACCATAAACACTTAAAGGTAATAAACAATAAGCAGTTTTTTAAATCCGATCTTATCTACGAATCGAAGGATGGTGATTTTTTACGGGCGGCAGGACGTAAAGTCGCCGTGATCAACACGTTGAATCGTATTACGAACGCCAGTCGCACGATCGCGACGTTCACGGGCAGTGATGGAGTCAAAGCCGCGAACTCTGACGGCCTAGTGAAGCTGATCGGGCAGTCGAACTACGAAACTGTGCTCTCAGCTCTATGCTCGGTCATATCCCAGGAGCTTAGAGTCCGCGGCATACTAGCACTCCTGACCACTCCCAAGAAAAGTAAAGATGCCTCAACGCAAACTGAAAAACCGGATTTAAACGAAACTTCATCTCAAACGAAggaaacattttttaatatattttcaaaaccaAAACCGAAGAGAGCACGGAGACCGATAGAGCCCTACGTTGTTAAAGAGCCCCAAATCAAGAAGCTTGTAATACATCCGGAGGACTTCTATAAGAAAAACATTGAACTTAGTAATGATAATTCAAGCGATGTGACAGGGTCTTGGTCATCATTCGCGACGCGGAGCACACTGCTGAAAGATCCCTTGGCCCTGCTAAACGATGTAGATAAATACATCAAGACGCCGGGAAACGATTCATTGAGCAAATGCAACTCTTTAGAAAATTTTCTGGACGTGTCCGACTTGTATGATTTTAAAACGATGAAATCTGAACGGCCGATTATTATGAATGATGAGCATAAAAGAAAGATTGCATCATCTCTGTCTTACGTTGAGTGGACAACTTGCTTGGTACGAGACGAAGATGGAAACTT ACCTATCCACAATGCAGTCCTTAATGACAACATCAAAATGTTAAAAAGACAGTGTCAAGTATTAAAAAAGAAGAACCACTCAGTAGATATACCAGGGAATGGCAATTGG ACGGCTTTGAAATTAGCGATACTGAAGGACCAGCCGAAGTGCACGGAGGTGCTGCTAAGCTTCGACGCTGATGTGCTGCTCGCGGACGAAAGCGACAGGCTGCCGCTGCACCACGCGGCCGAGGTCTCAAGCCAGCACCTGGAGTTGATCCTCGAGCATTGCAAGCAGAACGCCAG GAAAATCTATCTGGAGGAGGAGTCCTTGTGGAAGGAGAACATCGCTGAATATTCGGATGACATTATATTGGATTACCTATTAAGCTACATGTGCAACGCGTGCGACAGCGAAG GTAACACGGCCCTCAGCATCGCCTGCAAGAGGGGCCGCCACGAGAACGCGCGGCTGCTACTGCGCGCCGAGCCGGGCAGCGCCAACCGCAGCGCGCCCACCGGCggggacacggcgctgcactcCGCCGTCGCGGCCGCCGTCGCCGTCTTCAGAG AAAGCGGCGATAGGATCGCGATCGAGAACTACAAGAAGACCATAGAGGTGCTGGTGGACGGCGACGCGAGCCCCTCCGTGCCCAACTGCGCCGGCCTCACCGTCACCGACATGCTCGCCGACGCAGACGCGCCCGACCTCTCCGCGCTGCTCGCCGCCGCGCTCTCCAGCAGGAGGCTGGGGGCCGCGCGCCGCCCGCCCGGACCCTACATGCTGCTGCGCGGGCAGGACGGACGCCTCGACGTGGCGCACGTCGCCAGCAGGCAGCCCGCCCGCGCCCCCGCCGCAAGGGACCGGGGCCTCCCTACTGAGCCGAAAACTAAAATCATCGAGAACGTTCTAGTGAATTTAGGTTCGAGTATTGGTAACGTTAAAGTTCGGAACGTCTGCAGGGGAAGCGACGCTAGGAATATCAGGATTACGGCGAAACGAAGCGGCAGCGCGCGCGGCGAGGCGGCGGGGAAGAAAACGAAACTTTGA